A genomic region of Arachis stenosperma cultivar V10309 chromosome 9, arast.V10309.gnm1.PFL2, whole genome shotgun sequence contains the following coding sequences:
- the LOC130951684 gene encoding transcription factor MYB1-like, with translation MGRRPCCSKEMNKGAWSRDEDQTLSKYVAIHGEGKWQKVAQNAGLNRCGKSCRQRWLNYLKPGIKRGDISQDEEDMIIRLHRLLGNRWALIAKRLPGRTDNEIKNYWNTNLSKKLQQQQQQWQPPPPSSSSSHKHKNNLTHKHVLVPPQTPIPRRLKAFHYNNNNNNNNNNTSISPCSDDNNEEASLTDFLIDIDDNDDDQMLLVTDNDDDHRHNSKLLEEQSNPSSSSLLSSSDQCNNLLMSEKFDPLETLLDVELKRVASFLGLKN, from the exons atggGCAGACGTCCTTGCTGCTCGAAAGAGATGAACAAAGGTGCTTGGTCAAGAGATGAAGATCAAACCCTCTCCAAATATGTTGCCATTCATGGTGAAGGAAAATGGCAAAAGGTTGCCCAAAATGCCG GCTTGAATAGGTGTGGGAAAAGTTGCAGACAGAGATGGTTGAATTATCTGAAGCCAGGCATTAAGAGAGGCGACATCTCTCAGGATGAAGAGGATATGATTATAAGGCTACATCGTCTTCTTGGTAACAG ATGGGCCTTGATAGCGAAGAGATTGCCGGGACGAACAGACAATGAAATCAAGAATTACTGGAATACCAATCTCTCAAAGAAgcttcaacaacaacaacaacaatggcagccacctcctccttcttcatcttcttcccaTAAACACAAAAACAATCTTACTCACAAACATGTACTAGTACCACCCCAAACTCCAATTCCTAGAAGACTCAAAGCTTTTCActacaacaacaataataataataataataataacactTCAATTAGTCCCTGCAGTGATGATAATAATGAAGAAGCTTCTCTCACTGATTTTCTCATTGACattgatgataatgatgatgatcaAATGCTGTTAGTTACTGATAATGACGACGATCACCGCCATAACTCGAAGCTGCTCGAAGAACAGAGCAATCCAAGCTCATCATCACTATTATCATCTTCAGATCAATGTAACAACTTGTTAATGTCTGAGAAATTTGACCCTTTGGAGACACTTTTGGATGTGGAGCTAAAAAGGGTGGCTTCATTTCTTGGACTCAAAAATTGA